GAAATCTTCAACCAGTCCGTAGTGATCACCGACGAAGTACTGAAACAGATCGAAGCCCTGAGCGATATGGCTCCCCTGCATCAGCCTGCCAACCTGGCCGGGATCCGTGCCTGCCAGGAAGTCATGCCCGGTACTCCGCAAGTTGCCGTATTCGATACCGCCTTCCATCAAACCATGCCTCCTGTGGCATACATGTTCGGCGTGAAATACGAAGAATACAAGGACTATGGCATCCGCAAATACGGTTTCCATGGGACTTCCCACAAATATGTTTCCGGTGTAGCTGCCGCCATGCTGGGCAAAGACATCAAAGATACGAAGATCATCACCTGCCATCTGGGCAATGGCTCCAGCATCACCGCTGTTGACGGCGGCAAATCCGTGGATACTTCCATGGGCTTCACTCCGCTGGACGGCGTGCTGATGGGCACCCGTACCGGTTCCATCGATCCGGCTGTGGTTCCTGTGCTGATGCAGAAGAAAGGCCTGGATGCTGCCGGTGTTGACAAGTACATGAACAAAGAATGCGGCGTTCTGGGTGTTTCCGGCGTTTCCAGCGACTTCCGTGATCTGGAAGATGCGGCTGCCAAAGGCAACGAAAGAGCCAAACTGGCCCTGGATATGTTCTGCTATCAGGTAAAACGCTACATCGGTGCTTATGCAGCTGCCATGGGCGGCGTCGATGCCATCGTCTTCACCGCCGGCGTGGGTGAAAACGACATCCATACCCGTCAGCAGGTCTGCGAAGGCCTGGAATTCCTGGGTGTGAAACTGGACGCTGAACGGAACAACGTTCGCGGCAAAGCCACCGAAATCAGCGCTGCTGACTCCAAGGTGAAGGTGTTCCTGATCCCCACCAACGAAGAACTGGCCATTGCCCAAGATACCCTGAGACTGTGCAGCAAATAAGATGATTTGGGCTTTTGCTTGACAAAGGCCGGTTTCATCGATATAATGTAACGGTTGATAATATGATTAAGATCAATGTAGCAGAAATCAAAAAAAGACTGACAGGGTCAGAATCGTTCCAATACACTCTGACTCCCGCACAGTTGGACCTTTTGCCGGAAGATGCACCCCTGGAGGGGAACATCGAAGTGAAAGGGACGATTTCCAACGGGGGCGATGTGCTCCTGCTGCAGGCTGAGGAAAAATTCGTTTGCCACGGCACCTGTGCCCGCTGTCTGAAAGACGTGCGTATGGACCTGACGGCCCATGTGGAGGAACGGTATTATCCCGAAGGCACAGCAGGTCTGGAAGAGGATGCTTTTACCTATCAGTTTGATGTGGTGGATGTTACGGATGCTTTAAGAGAATCCCTTCTGCTGGCTATTCCGGCGAGAGTCCTGTGCAAACCGGACTGCAAGGGAATCTGCCCGGTCTGTGGAGCCGATCGCAATGTGACAGATTGTCACTGCGATACCCGGTCCATCGACCCAAGGTTGGAAGCTCTGAAAGCCTTGTTGGAGAAATAGCGAAGTGTAGGAGGTGTACGAATATGGCAGTACCGAAGAGAAAAATGTCCAAAGCCCGCCGGGATTCCCGTCGTGCCAACTGGAAACTGAGTGCTCCTGGCCTGGTGGAATGCCCGCAGTGCCACGAAATGAAGCGCCCTCACCATGTATGCCCTGAATGCGGCTACTACGATGGTAAGGAAGTCGTAAAGACGGAAGAAGAATAAGGCTGAACGGTCTGACCGGAATGTCTGCAGAGGAGTTGCCCCAGAGGGCAGCTCCTCTTTTTCTATGTCATTGTTTCCCTGTTCCTAAATCCTGCAAATTGGCTTATAATAAAAAGATAGAACGACTATAATCCCTACAGTTAGGAGAGAGTGCAAATGAAATTCTTCATTGATACAGCCAACCTGGATGAAATCCGGGAAGCAGCCGCCATGGGTATCATCAGCGGCGTGACCACCAATCCCTCCCTGATTGCCAAAGAAGGGAAGGACTACGAGGAAACCCTGCGGGAAATCGCCAAAATCGTGGACGGCCCCATTTCCGGCGAAGTGAAGGCCAGCACCACCCTGGCCCGGGATATGTGCATCGAAGGCCGCATCATCTCCCAGATCCATCCCAATATGGTGGTGAAGATCCCCATGACGGTGGAAGGACTGAAAGCCGTGAAGATCCTGTCTTCTGAAGGCATCAAGACCAATGTGACCCTGGTGTTTTCTGCCACCCAGGCCCTGCTGGCAGCCCGGGCCGGTGCCACCTATGTATCTCCGTTCCTGGGACGGCTGGATGATATTTCCACCGATGGCTCCCGGCTGATCAAGGAAATCGTCACCATCTTCAGGAACTATCCTGACATCACCACCAAAATCATCTGTGCTTCTGTGCGCCATCCCATGCATGTACTGGAGTGTGCCAAACTGGGAGCGGACATCGCCACCGTACCCTTTAAGGTCCTTATGCAGATGGTCCAGCATCCTCTGACCCGTACCGGCATCGAGAAATTCTGCCAGGACTTCGAAGCGGTATTTGGAAAATAATCTATGAACAACCTGTAAATTGTGATACAAAAACAGCCCATCCTATTGTGTTTTACCCACTTTCTGGTATAATAGACCTTAGTATTATGACTAGGTGATAAAAGTAGGTGGTAGAATGGGTTCTGCAGGACAGAAAAAAGCAAGGCAACAGAAGCTGCAGCAGCTTCTGGAACGGAATCCCTTCCTGACCGACGAACATCTGGCAGAAACATTCCAGGTGAGCATCCAGACCATACGGCTGGATCGCCTGGCCCTGGGAATCCCGGAGGTGCGGGAACGGACCCGCCATATGGCGGAGGACGCCCAGGAAAAGCTGAAAGCCATTGCCAGCGAGGAAATCGTAGGAGAACTGATCGACCTGGAAATCGGGGTCAGCGGCATCTCCATGATGACGGTGGACCAGGAAATGGTGCTGCAGCGGACCGGCGTCTGCCGGGGACAGTATATGTTCGCCCAGGCCAATTCCCTGGCCCTGGCGGTCATCGACGCACCGGCAGCCCTGACGGGCGTTGCCAATGTGAAATATAAGATCCCTGTTTCTGTGGGCGCCGTACTGGTGGCCCGGGCTGAAGTGGTCCGGAAACAGGAGGATAAATATACAATCTGGGTGAAAATCAGGAACAACCACCGGGAAGTATTCCGGGCTAAATTCCTGATTGTCGCCATACCGGAACAAAGGAGCCAAGTAGATGAAAATCGCAGTTGATGTAATGGGAACTGACTATGGCCCGGTTGAAATCATCAAAGGCGTGCTTCAGGCAGTCGCAGAATACGGATGCGAAGTGGTCCTGGTAGGGGACCAGGAGGTGATCCGCAGGGAACTGGCCAGAGAACACCAGGAGAACAACCCCAGGATCACCATCCATCACGCCAGCCAGGTCATCGAGATGAAGGACCACCCGGGCATCAGCGTCATGAAGAAAAAAGATGCCTCCATTGTGGTGGCCACTCATCTGCTTCGGGAAAAAGAATGTGATGCACTGGTCTCTTCGGGGAGTACAGGGGCTGCTGTGGCCTCTGCCCTGTTCGGACTGGGCCGGATCAAAGGCATCGAGCGGCCGGCCATTGCCACGGTGATCCCCAGCATGACGGGAGCCACCGTTCTGGTGGACTCCGGTGCCAAGGTGGACGCCAAACCGGAACAGCTGGTGCAGAATGCCATCATGGGGTCCGTGTACGCGGAACTCCAGCTGGGCATCCCCCAGCCCCGGGTGGGTCTTTTGAATATCGGCGAAGAGGAGACCAAGGGGAATGAACAGTGCCTGGCCACCTACCCGTTGCTCAAGAAAGATCCCCACATCCACTTCATTGGCAATGTGGAAGGCCGGGACATCAATGCAGGGACTGTGGACGTGGTGGTCTGCGATGGCTTCGTAGGCAATGTGGTGCTCAAGACCATGGAAGGTCTGGCCGCAGCTGTGATGCAGATCCTGAAAAAGACCCTGCTGAACAGCGGGATCCTGGCGAAAGTGGGAGCTCTGCTGCTGAAGCCGGCTCTCATGAAGATGCAGAAGCAGATCGATGTATCGGAATACGGCGGTGCGCTGCTGTTGGGCGTACGGGCTCCCTTCATCATCTGCCACGGCAATTCCAAGGCCAAGTCCATCAAGAGTGCCCTGCGGGTTGCCATTGAACTGACGGAGAAGGATGTTGTGGGCCGGATCCGCAAAGAAATCATGCACGACGAAGAAAGTGGTGAACTGTAAATGAATAAACCAGCGGTCGGATTTCTGGGACTGGGCTACTATGTGCCGGAAAAAGTACTGACCAATTTCGATTTGGAAAAAATGGTGGATACCAGCGATCAATGGATCGTGGAACGCACGGGGATCCGGGAACGGCATATCGCTGCACCGGAACAGGCTACCTCTGATCTGGCCTTCATCGCCGCCCAGCGGGCCCTGGAAGATGCCGGGCTCAAGGGGGAGGATCTGGACCTGATCGTGGTGGGAACAGAATCCCCGGATATGAAGTTCCCCTCCGTAGCCTGCATGCTGCAGGATAAACTGGGTGCCAGCCATGCGGCGGCCTTTGATCTGGCTGCCGGCTGTTCCGGTTTTGTGTATGCCTGCGGTATCGCCAGCCAGACCATTGTCAGCGGGCTGTACAAGCACGTGCTGGTGGTAGGGGCGGAAACCCTGTCCCGGATCCTGAACTGGCAGGATCGAAACACCTGTATCCTGTTCGGCGACGGGGCCGGCGCAGCAGTGCTGGGTCCTGTAGAAGAAGGCTACGGCATCCTGTCCGTGGACCTGGGGGCTGACGGAGCCGGTGGCAAGTTCCTGAACATGCCGGCCGGAGGTTCCCGCAAACCTGCTTCCCTCGAAACAGTGGAAGCCAAAGAACACTGCATCCACATGGTGGGTAAGGAAGTATTCAAATTTGCCGTGAAGGTCATGGGCCGCAGCGTGCTCAGCGCCTTGGACAAGATCGGGATGGGCAAGGAAGACATCGACCTGCTGATCCCCCATCAGGCCAACCAGCGGATCATCGATTCCGCGGCCAAACGGCTGAAGCTTTCGACAGATAAGATTTTCGTGAATCTGGAAAAATATGCCAATACGTCAGCAGCCTCCATTCCCATCGCTCTGTGCCAGGCACGGGATGAGGGACGGCTAAATAAAGGAGAGAACGTGGTGATGGTGGGCTTCGGTGCCGGCCTGACCTATGGTTCCCTGGTAGTGAAATGGCAAAAAGATGAGGAGGCCAGAGCATGAGCAAGATTGCTTTTGTGTTCCCGGGACAGGGGTCCCAAAAAGTGGGCATGATGAAGGAACTGTACGATAATTATGCCTGCGTCCGTGATGTATTCAAAGAAGCTGATGAAGCACTGGGCTTTTCCATGACGGATCTGTGCTTCAAAGGGCCGGAAGAGCAGCTGCGGCTGACCTATAACACCCAGCCCGCCATCCTGACCTGCAGCATTGCAGCCATGAAGGTGCTGAACGAAAACGGGGTGTTCCCTGCTGTGGCCGCCGGTCACAGCCTGGGTGAATATTCTGCCCTGGTCTGCGCCGGCAGCCTGAAATTCGCTGACGCAGTGCGTACGGTGCGCAAGAGAGGCCAGTTCATGCAGGAAGCCGTACCGGTAGGGCAGGGAGCCATGGCCGCCATCATTGCCCTGGCTACGGACAAGATCAGAGAAATCTGCGCCGACGTGGAAAAGGAAACGGGGAAAGCCTGCCAGGCTGTGAACTTCAACTGCCCGGGTCAGGTGGTCATCGCCGGTGCCACGGAAGCGGTACAAAAGGCCTGCGATGCCATGAAGGAAGCCGGGGCCAAACGGGCCATCCTGCTGCCGGTCAGTGCACCTTTCCACAGCACCCTGATGCAGCCGGCTGCTGACCGTCTGAAGGAAGTCCTGGACAGCATTGAAGTGGCTGACGCCAAGATCCCGGTCTATGCCAACGTAACGGCCAAACCGGAAACCAGGGGCGAGGAGATCCGCGACGTGCTGGTGAAACAGGCTGCCAGCCCGGTACAATGGGAAACCAGCGTACGGAACATGATCGCCGACGGTGTGGATACCTTCATCGAAGTGGGACCGGGCCGGGTGCTCACCGGTTTTGTGAAGAAGATCGACCGCTCCTTCACAGGCCAGAATGTGGAAGACCTGGCCAGCCTGGAAAAAACCCTTGCGTATTTAAAGGAGGTCAGATAAAATGACTTTAGTCGGGAAAGTGGCACTGGTTACTGGCGGTTCCCGGGGCATCGGCCGTGCCGTAGCCTTGAAACTGGCAGAAAACGGTGCTGATGTGGCCATCAATTATGCCGGTAATACGGCAGCCGCTGAAGAAGTGAAAGCTGCCATCGAAAAACTGGGCCGCAAAGCCATGCTGGTCCAGGGCAGTGTTGCTGATACCGACGGTGTCCAGGCTCTTGTGAACCAGGTGGTGAAAGAACTGGGACGTCTGGATATCCTGATCAATAATGCGGGGATTACCCGGGACGGCCTCCTGATGCGCATGAAAGAAGCGGATTGGGATGCGGTGCTGGAAACCAATTTGAAAGGCGTATTCAACTGCTCCAAAGCTGTCATGCGCACCATGATGAAGCAAAAGAGCGGGCGGATCGTAAATATGGCCTCCGTTGTAGGGGAAATGGGCAATGCCGGCCAGGCCAACTATGCAGCCGCCAAGGCGGGTGTCATCGGTTTCACCAAGAGCCTGGCCAAGGAAGTGGCCTCTCGCGGGATCACTGTCAACGCAGTGGCCCCCGGGTTCATCGCCACGGACATGACCAAAGTCCTGACGGACGACCAGAAGGCAGAAATGGCCAGAAGCATCCCTCTGGGACGGGCCGGCCAGCCTGAAGATGTTGCCAATGCAGTTTTATTCCTTGTGTCCGATGAAGCTGCTTATATAACCGGCCAGGTTTTAAATGTGGACGGTGGCATGGTAATGTAGTATCATTATAGAGATGGAGAAGGAGGTGAATCGAAATGAGCGAACAAAGCACTTTTGAAAAAGTAAAGGCTATCACCGTTGACCAACTGAGCGTTGCTCCGGAAGACGTAAAGATGGACTCTACGTTTATCGATGACTTGGGAGCTGACTCTCTGGACATTGTGGAACTGATCATGGCTTTCGAAGAGGAATTCAACACTGAAATCCCCGACGATGTGGCTGAAAAGATCCGCACTGTAAGAGACGCAGTTGAACTGTTGGATAAAGAAGGTAAATAATCCCATTATTTCGGAAGGTCCCTGCTATCAGGGGCTTTCCGAACTTTATCCTTGATCTTATGATCTGAAATGGGGGATTTTTGTTGAAAGTGCCAGTGCTGAAGATTGGTGAAAAAGTAGCAACAATGCCTATCGTCCAGGGCGGTATGGCTATACGCTTGTCCACGGCGCGTTTGGCAGCTTCGGTGGCCAATGAAGGCGGTGTGGGTCTGATCGCTGCTTCTGGTCTGCCCTTCGATCAGCTGCGCAAAGAAATCCGTCTTGCCCGGAAATTATCCAACGGCAAGGGAATGATCGGCATCAATGCCATGGTGGCCGCCCGGGAATTTAAGGGGCTGATTACAACTGCAGCCCAGGAGAAAGTCGATTTGATTGTGGCCGGGGCTGGCTTTTCCAGAGATATGTT
This region of Acidaminococcus timonensis genomic DNA includes:
- a CDS encoding beta-ketoacyl-ACP synthase III, whose amino-acid sequence is MNKPAVGFLGLGYYVPEKVLTNFDLEKMVDTSDQWIVERTGIRERHIAAPEQATSDLAFIAAQRALEDAGLKGEDLDLIVVGTESPDMKFPSVACMLQDKLGASHAAAFDLAAGCSGFVYACGIASQTIVSGLYKHVLVVGAETLSRILNWQDRNTCILFGDGAGAAVLGPVEEGYGILSVDLGADGAGGKFLNMPAGGSRKPASLETVEAKEHCIHMVGKEVFKFAVKVMGRSVLSALDKIGMGKEDIDLLIPHQANQRIIDSAAKRLKLSTDKIFVNLEKYANTSAASIPIALCQARDEGRLNKGENVVMVGFGAGLTYGSLVVKWQKDEEARA
- a CDS encoding acetate/propionate family kinase: MKIFVVNCGSSSIKYQLIDMADESVIAKGLVERIGIEGSVLTHTPAGKDKVRLESSIPNHVDGIKKVLAALVDPNYGVIKSMDEIGAVGHRVVHGGEIFNQSVVITDEVLKQIEALSDMAPLHQPANLAGIRACQEVMPGTPQVAVFDTAFHQTMPPVAYMFGVKYEEYKDYGIRKYGFHGTSHKYVSGVAAAMLGKDIKDTKIITCHLGNGSSITAVDGGKSVDTSMGFTPLDGVLMGTRTGSIDPAVVPVLMQKKGLDAAGVDKYMNKECGVLGVSGVSSDFRDLEDAAAKGNERAKLALDMFCYQVKRYIGAYAAAMGGVDAIVFTAGVGENDIHTRQQVCEGLEFLGVKLDAERNNVRGKATEISAADSKVKVFLIPTNEELAIAQDTLRLCSK
- the rpmF gene encoding 50S ribosomal protein L32 yields the protein MAVPKRKMSKARRDSRRANWKLSAPGLVECPQCHEMKRPHHVCPECGYYDGKEVVKTEEE
- a CDS encoding YceD family protein, producing MKGTISNGGDVLLLQAEEKFVCHGTCARCLKDVRMDLTAHVEERYYPEGTAGLEEDAFTYQFDVVDVTDALRESLLLAIPARVLCKPDCKGICPVCGADRNVTDCHCDTRSIDPRLEALKALLEK
- the fabD gene encoding ACP S-malonyltransferase is translated as MSKIAFVFPGQGSQKVGMMKELYDNYACVRDVFKEADEALGFSMTDLCFKGPEEQLRLTYNTQPAILTCSIAAMKVLNENGVFPAVAAGHSLGEYSALVCAGSLKFADAVRTVRKRGQFMQEAVPVGQGAMAAIIALATDKIREICADVEKETGKACQAVNFNCPGQVVIAGATEAVQKACDAMKEAGAKRAILLPVSAPFHSTLMQPAADRLKEVLDSIEVADAKIPVYANVTAKPETRGEEIRDVLVKQAASPVQWETSVRNMIADGVDTFIEVGPGRVLTGFVKKIDRSFTGQNVEDLASLEKTLAYLKEVR
- the fapR gene encoding transcription factor FapR; this translates as MGSAGQKKARQQKLQQLLERNPFLTDEHLAETFQVSIQTIRLDRLALGIPEVRERTRHMAEDAQEKLKAIASEEIVGELIDLEIGVSGISMMTVDQEMVLQRTGVCRGQYMFAQANSLALAVIDAPAALTGVANVKYKIPVSVGAVLVARAEVVRKQEDKYTIWVKIRNNHREVFRAKFLIVAIPEQRSQVDENRS
- the plsX gene encoding phosphate acyltransferase PlsX, which gives rise to MKIAVDVMGTDYGPVEIIKGVLQAVAEYGCEVVLVGDQEVIRRELAREHQENNPRITIHHASQVIEMKDHPGISVMKKKDASIVVATHLLREKECDALVSSGSTGAAVASALFGLGRIKGIERPAIATVIPSMTGATVLVDSGAKVDAKPEQLVQNAIMGSVYAELQLGIPQPRVGLLNIGEEETKGNEQCLATYPLLKKDPHIHFIGNVEGRDINAGTVDVVVCDGFVGNVVLKTMEGLAAAVMQILKKTLLNSGILAKVGALLLKPALMKMQKQIDVSEYGGALLLGVRAPFIICHGNSKAKSIKSALRVAIELTEKDVVGRIRKEIMHDEESGEL
- a CDS encoding acyl carrier protein, which encodes MSEQSTFEKVKAITVDQLSVAPEDVKMDSTFIDDLGADSLDIVELIMAFEEEFNTEIPDDVAEKIRTVRDAVELLDKEGK
- the fsa gene encoding fructose-6-phosphate aldolase; this encodes MKFFIDTANLDEIREAAAMGIISGVTTNPSLIAKEGKDYEETLREIAKIVDGPISGEVKASTTLARDMCIEGRIISQIHPNMVVKIPMTVEGLKAVKILSSEGIKTNVTLVFSATQALLAARAGATYVSPFLGRLDDISTDGSRLIKEIVTIFRNYPDITTKIICASVRHPMHVLECAKLGADIATVPFKVLMQMVQHPLTRTGIEKFCQDFEAVFGK
- the fabG gene encoding 3-oxoacyl-[acyl-carrier-protein] reductase, with the translated sequence MTLVGKVALVTGGSRGIGRAVALKLAENGADVAINYAGNTAAAEEVKAAIEKLGRKAMLVQGSVADTDGVQALVNQVVKELGRLDILINNAGITRDGLLMRMKEADWDAVLETNLKGVFNCSKAVMRTMMKQKSGRIVNMASVVGEMGNAGQANYAAAKAGVIGFTKSLAKEVASRGITVNAVAPGFIATDMTKVLTDDQKAEMARSIPLGRAGQPEDVANAVLFLVSDEAAYITGQVLNVDGGMVM